A section of the Roseivirga sp. BDSF3-8 genome encodes:
- a CDS encoding sigma-54-dependent transcriptional regulator has translation MARILIVEDDRVFSGLLEKFLSKNGYQPETARSAANAAELMAQHAYDFVISDYRLPDTTGIELMHQLRKAQPELPVLLVTGYSDTRVAVQAMKQGAVDYVLKPVNPEEVLHTIRTALATSANLQEQPPTQPQNTPAPPHAGQSSDNSFISGTGPAMQQLMKHVDLVAPTELSVIIQGESGTGKEYLAREIYRRSKRVHKPFVALDCGTLTGQLADSELFGHAKGAFTGALNSKKGQFEHASGGTLFLDEVGNLSYEVQVKLLRALQERKIRRIGENDDIPVDVRIITATNDDLRDKVANGAFREDLYHRLNEFSLLLPPVRDRGQDVYLFAGHFLEKANQELGTQVSGFSDDVEALFAVYKWPGNLREMRNIVRRAVLITGSGPIGRNALPQEMFCNTAIATAEPAAPQSQNSSASLHKMNEENEKELIIKTLNDTRFNKSKAARILKIDRKTLYNKMEKYGLL, from the coding sequence GTGGCACGAATATTAATTGTCGAAGATGACAGGGTTTTTTCAGGACTTCTGGAAAAATTTCTTAGTAAGAATGGCTACCAGCCAGAGACGGCACGGAGTGCTGCCAATGCAGCCGAACTAATGGCACAGCATGCCTATGACTTTGTAATCAGTGACTACAGGCTGCCTGATACAACTGGTATAGAGCTCATGCATCAGTTGAGAAAAGCTCAGCCAGAACTTCCCGTGCTGTTAGTGACCGGGTATTCAGATACCCGTGTGGCTGTCCAGGCCATGAAGCAGGGGGCAGTAGACTACGTCCTTAAGCCCGTTAATCCTGAAGAAGTGCTACATACCATCCGTACAGCTCTCGCCACTTCTGCCAATTTACAGGAGCAGCCGCCAACCCAACCCCAAAACACACCAGCTCCCCCTCATGCAGGCCAGTCATCAGACAATTCCTTTATCAGTGGCACCGGGCCAGCCATGCAGCAGTTGATGAAGCATGTAGACCTTGTAGCCCCTACAGAATTATCCGTGATTATCCAGGGCGAGAGCGGTACCGGTAAAGAATACCTTGCCAGGGAAATATATCGCAGGAGTAAACGAGTTCACAAGCCCTTTGTAGCCCTTGATTGCGGGACACTCACCGGTCAGCTTGCCGATAGTGAATTATTTGGTCATGCCAAGGGAGCATTTACTGGTGCCTTAAATAGCAAAAAGGGCCAGTTTGAACATGCTTCAGGTGGGACCCTGTTTTTAGATGAAGTGGGCAACCTCTCCTATGAGGTACAGGTAAAGCTTTTACGAGCCTTACAGGAAAGAAAAATCAGGCGTATAGGGGAAAATGATGATATACCGGTAGACGTTCGCATTATCACCGCCACCAATGACGACCTCAGAGATAAGGTCGCGAACGGAGCCTTTCGTGAAGATCTTTACCATCGACTAAACGAGTTCTCCCTTCTCCTTCCTCCAGTTCGGGATCGTGGGCAAGATGTCTATCTTTTTGCAGGGCATTTTTTAGAAAAAGCTAACCAGGAGCTGGGAACCCAGGTAAGCGGGTTTAGTGATGATGTAGAAGCCCTATTTGCCGTATACAAGTGGCCAGGTAATCTGCGCGAAATGCGAAATATTGTCCGCAGGGCCGTACTCATCACCGGCAGCGGCCCAATTGGGCGAAATGCCCTGCCTCAGGAAATGTTTTGCAATACCGCCATAGCCACCGCAGAACCCGCTGCCCCCCAAAGCCAAAACTCTTCTGCTTCACTTCATAAAATGAATGAGGAGAATGAAAAAGAGTTAATTATCAAAACCCTTAACGATACCCGGTTTAATAAAAGTAAAGCAGCCAGAATCCTTAAGATCGACCGCAAAACACTCTATAATAAGATGGAGAAATATGGTCTGCTTTGA
- a CDS encoding pyridoxal phosphate-dependent aminotransferase — protein sequence MSDLSLRIRGLAESATIAMAQKAREFKARGIDLISLSLGEPDFKTPDYIREAAIDAINDGSYFSYPPVPGYQDLREAIAEKLKRDNGIETTAANIVVSTGAKQSIANVMLCLLDPGDEVVVFSPYWVSYAEIIKVAEGTPVFVHGGIENDFKVTPGQLEEAITPKTKAIIYSSPCNPTGTVFTQSELEAFAEVVKRHEGVYVIADEIYELINFSGGHASMAAIPGMGDRTITVNGFSKGYAMTGWRVGYISAPLEIAKACNKMQGQFTSATNGIAQRAALAALRGDQEPTKKMAEAYLERRDMVLKLLADIPGIQANTPQGAFYVFPNVSSYFGKSYEGRKIDNATDLCMYLLEEAHVSLVTGEAFGAPDCLRISYAASVEELKEAFRRIAEALGKLN from the coding sequence ATGAGCGACCTTTCGTTGCGTATACGCGGACTGGCAGAATCTGCCACCATTGCCATGGCCCAGAAGGCCCGTGAATTTAAAGCTCGGGGCATTGACCTGATAAGCTTAAGCCTGGGGGAACCAGATTTTAAAACACCGGACTATATCCGGGAGGCGGCTATTGACGCCATTAATGACGGAAGCTATTTTTCATATCCTCCTGTGCCGGGTTATCAGGACCTGAGAGAGGCTATCGCTGAAAAACTAAAGCGTGATAATGGGATAGAAACCACTGCGGCTAATATTGTGGTGTCTACAGGGGCTAAGCAGTCCATAGCTAATGTTATGCTGTGTCTGCTTGATCCGGGTGATGAGGTTGTAGTCTTCTCCCCTTACTGGGTAAGCTACGCCGAAATCATTAAGGTGGCTGAGGGGACACCGGTGTTTGTACATGGCGGCATTGAAAATGACTTTAAGGTAACTCCCGGCCAATTGGAAGAGGCGATCACGCCTAAAACTAAGGCCATCATTTACAGCTCACCGTGTAATCCCACAGGTACGGTATTCACGCAATCTGAATTGGAAGCCTTCGCGGAGGTAGTGAAAAGACATGAAGGCGTGTATGTAATAGCTGACGAAATATATGAGCTGATTAACTTTAGCGGAGGACATGCAAGCATGGCGGCTATACCGGGCATGGGTGACCGGACTATTACGGTCAATGGCTTTAGTAAAGGCTATGCGATGACTGGCTGGCGCGTAGGCTATATTTCTGCCCCGCTGGAAATAGCAAAAGCCTGTAATAAAATGCAGGGGCAGTTTACCTCTGCCACGAATGGCATTGCGCAGCGGGCTGCACTGGCAGCACTCAGGGGTGACCAGGAGCCTACGAAAAAGATGGCTGAGGCTTACCTTGAGCGCCGTGATATGGTTTTGAAATTGCTCGCAGACATACCGGGGATACAGGCTAATACGCCTCAGGGGGCTTTTTATGTATTCCCTAACGTGAGCTCGTACTTTGGCAAGTCATACGAAGGAAGAAAAATAGATAATGCTACTGACCTGTGCATGTATTTGCTGGAAGAGGCACATGTGTCGCTGGTTACCGGAGAGGCTTTTGGCGCACCTGACTGCCTGAGGATAAGCTATGCGGCCTCTGTGGAAGAGCTCAAAGAGGCTTTCCGCCGAATAGCTGAGGCGCTTGGAAAACTGAATTAA
- a CDS encoding bifunctional heptose 7-phosphate kinase/heptose 1-phosphate adenyltransferase codes for MDRVSSLEELFERLNGLRALIIGDVMIDSYIWGKVERISPEAPVPVVTVTRREKRLGGAANVALNVQALGATPVLCALVGDDTEGQEFRGLLADNGLTDEGIITSQARPTTMKERVLSGSQQMLRVDNESDKNLDGTEQAALLHRIQKLLGDCDVVIFEDYDKGCLNATVIEETVKLAGEKGIPTVVDPKKRNFMAYRGVSLFKPNLKELKEGLKIEFDHGDRTRLGEAIKTLADKIQAQHTLVTLSEKGVAINHREEGLHFLPAHVRDISDVSGAGDTVVSIASLALALNLPVRMIAALSNLGGGLVCEHLGVVPINKSRLFDEARRCKLHEEL; via the coding sequence ATGGATAGAGTTTCATCACTGGAAGAGTTATTTGAAAGGCTAAACGGACTGCGTGCCCTCATAATAGGGGACGTAATGATCGACTCTTACATTTGGGGTAAAGTTGAGCGCATATCGCCGGAAGCACCGGTGCCGGTAGTAACGGTTACACGCCGTGAAAAGCGACTGGGTGGGGCAGCAAATGTGGCTCTTAACGTACAGGCACTGGGGGCCACCCCAGTGCTGTGTGCGCTGGTAGGGGATGACACGGAAGGACAGGAATTCAGGGGGTTACTGGCGGATAATGGGCTGACTGACGAAGGCATTATTACCAGTCAGGCACGCCCTACCACGATGAAAGAGCGGGTGTTATCAGGCTCTCAGCAAATGCTCCGTGTGGATAATGAGTCTGATAAAAACCTGGACGGTACGGAACAGGCAGCCCTTCTTCACAGGATACAGAAATTACTGGGTGATTGTGACGTGGTGATATTTGAAGACTATGATAAGGGGTGTCTGAATGCAACGGTCATAGAGGAAACTGTAAAACTGGCTGGAGAGAAGGGCATACCTACTGTGGTGGATCCGAAGAAGAGGAATTTCATGGCTTACCGCGGGGTCTCACTCTTTAAGCCTAATTTGAAAGAATTGAAAGAAGGGCTTAAAATAGAGTTTGACCACGGAGACCGTACCCGACTTGGAGAGGCTATAAAAACGCTGGCTGACAAGATCCAGGCACAACACACTCTGGTCACACTATCTGAGAAAGGGGTGGCTATAAACCACCGTGAAGAGGGATTGCATTTTTTACCTGCCCATGTGCGCGATATCAGCGATGTGAGTGGTGCGGGGGACACAGTGGTAAGTATAGCCTCACTGGCTCTGGCTTTGAACCTGCCGGTACGAATGATAGCGGCCTTGAGTAACCTGGGGGGCGGGCTGGTGTGCGAGCATCTGGGTGTAGTACCTATTAATAAAAGTCGACTCTTTGATGAAGCCCGGCGGTGTAAGCTGCATGAAGAACTATGA
- a CDS encoding TrkH family potassium uptake protein, producing the protein MKLKRLKNQFSESLNNFLYGSRQTAYALTRAITLLASIAALGLLIYVYGFEPREREVTRIFNWLDFIFVIFVISFGVRIIYAFRRREFLKDNLFESLLVSFIILNGVSNYLLGNLLLEGVFSALGFNNYESFYQVFITIFMFLLLGFEVTKASLNLAKVTLKPATTFILSFLLLIAVGTGLLMLPAMTVREGSMPFLEALFTSVSASCVTGLIVVDTATYFTFKGQLIIMILIQLGGLGIVSFATFFATFLRQGVGIKQQLLIQDFLSSESLFSARGLLKQIILITLVIEAGTFFFIYHTWNADGYFDSTSDKLFFSLFHAISAFCNAGFSTFTNNLYEPVIRTSYILHMVVVTSVILGGLGFSSLEDLFSIQRLRDRFKNPWKDWRLATKVAVFTSLGLLVFGTIVIFVLEYDNTLKGMNFTEKAITSFFQSGVARTAGFNTVYIGEMRQPTLLVMIFLMFIGASSGSVGGGIKTSTFYLIVVSVASTLRGREKIEIGRRYIPNEMLFKALSIFFFAASINLIGIFVLTLTEPGLDLLDLAFEHVSAFGTVGLSTGITADLSAGGRIMIIISMFLGRVGTLTFALALSTRASSKNYKYPRAHFMVG; encoded by the coding sequence ATGAAGCTTAAACGCCTCAAAAATCAATTCTCGGAAAGCCTGAATAACTTCCTGTACGGAAGCCGGCAAACAGCCTATGCCCTTACGAGGGCTATCACACTTCTGGCCTCCATCGCTGCGCTGGGTCTGCTCATTTATGTGTATGGGTTTGAACCGCGCGAAAGAGAGGTAACGCGGATATTCAACTGGCTGGACTTCATCTTTGTGATCTTTGTAATCTCATTTGGGGTACGCATAATATACGCATTCAGGCGGCGGGAATTCCTGAAAGATAACCTGTTTGAGTCGCTGCTTGTCTCGTTTATCATTCTTAACGGGGTGAGTAACTACTTGCTTGGAAACCTGCTGCTGGAGGGGGTGTTTTCTGCCTTGGGATTCAACAATTATGAGTCGTTCTATCAGGTATTTATTACCATTTTCATGTTTTTGCTCCTTGGTTTTGAGGTAACCAAGGCGAGCCTGAACCTGGCGAAGGTGACGCTTAAGCCAGCAACGACATTTATTCTTTCCTTTCTTTTGCTGATTGCGGTAGGTACGGGCCTGCTGATGCTACCGGCTATGACGGTACGGGAAGGCAGTATGCCCTTTCTGGAGGCGTTATTTACTTCCGTCAGCGCCAGTTGTGTTACGGGGCTCATTGTAGTGGACACAGCTACGTATTTTACCTTCAAGGGGCAGCTGATCATCATGATCCTAATACAGCTTGGCGGGCTGGGTATTGTATCATTCGCCACGTTCTTTGCTACCTTTCTGAGACAGGGGGTAGGTATAAAACAGCAACTTCTTATCCAGGACTTCCTTAGCAGTGAAAGCCTCTTTTCTGCCCGTGGCCTGCTAAAGCAGATTATTTTAATCACGCTGGTGATAGAGGCGGGGACTTTCTTCTTCATATATCATACGTGGAATGCGGATGGGTATTTTGACTCTACCTCTGACAAGCTGTTCTTCAGCCTGTTTCATGCTATAAGTGCCTTCTGTAATGCCGGATTCAGCACCTTTACTAACAATCTGTATGAGCCGGTGATCCGCACCAGCTATATACTGCATATGGTGGTGGTAACTTCTGTAATCCTGGGCGGCCTGGGCTTTTCCTCGCTGGAGGATCTTTTCAGCATTCAGCGTCTCAGGGACCGCTTTAAAAACCCGTGGAAGGACTGGCGACTGGCGACCAAAGTAGCGGTATTTACCTCGCTTGGACTATTAGTTTTCGGTACGATTGTAATTTTTGTACTGGAGTATGACAATACACTGAAAGGCATGAATTTTACGGAAAAGGCTATCACCAGCTTTTTCCAGTCAGGGGTGGCACGGACCGCAGGCTTCAATACGGTATATATAGGCGAAATGCGTCAGCCTACACTCCTGGTTATGATCTTCCTGATGTTTATAGGTGCCAGCAGTGGCTCGGTAGGGGGTGGTATTAAGACGTCTACCTTCTATCTCATCGTGGTCTCAGTAGCCTCTACCCTACGGGGCCGGGAAAAGATCGAGATCGGGCGTCGCTACATTCCTAATGAAATGCTTTTCAAGGCACTTTCTATCTTCTTTTTTGCGGCCTCAATTAACCTGATCGGCATATTTGTTCTCACACTTACAGAGCCGGGGCTTGACCTTTTGGATCTTGCCTTTGAACATGTTTCTGCCTTTGGGACTGTAGGCCTGAGTACAGGGATTACGGCTGACTTGTCTGCGGGGGGACGTATCATGATAATCATCAGCATGTTCCTGGGCAGGGTGGGTACATTAACTTTTGCTTTGGCACTCAGTACAAGAGCGAGCAGTAAGAACTATAAATACCCGAGGGCTCACTTTATGGTGGGTTGA